cgTACAAAACACATTGAGGTTGACTTTCACTTTGTCCAAGAAAGAGTAGCTCGCAAGTTGCTTGATATAAGACTCATTTCTActggtgatcaacttgctgatGGCTTTACAAAACCACTTACTATGAGAAGGCTAGATGAGTTCAAGTACAATCTCAACCTTGGAGTTCCTTAGGTacagattgagggggagtgttgaaataGAGTTGTATAGGGATATGACTAGTGTTTGAATTGTAAACCTCTCCTATCCTTTCTTCTGCCTAACTCCTCCTCTACCGACGTTCTCTATGTATCTCTCGATCAAACTCTTGATTGATCATCTTGTAAGCCACGGCAACATCCATATAAATACAAGTGCGGCCCGAGAAAAGGGTTTAACGCTTCCCACATTATCTTACAGTGGATGCACTCACATATGTATATTTGGACGATAGTTAATAGTATCCATAAAATAGCACTTTTTGTGAGTTATGTATgttaattttgactaaagatttacatGGTCTTTGTATTGTCAAATAGCACTGCCATACAACCCTTTTAATTCTATATAAGGGGAGTACATCTTCTCATATCCTACACCAATATGTGGTTAGCCAACAGTACCCCTAAATCTCTAGTTTTCTGTAGATCCTTGTGCTTCCTATTTGTAGTAGTTAGTTTCTTCCCCTTTGTCCACATTAGTATGCCGAGGAAAGAGCGACGGTCAGGTGTGGCATACATCCATAATGACAAAGACCGTGATCTCACCTTCTACAAGCGACGTTCGGGTTTGTTCAAGAGGGTGACTGACATCTCTGCCCTCACTAGGGCTAGGGTTGCGGTCGTCCTAGAAACAAACAATGGAAAGATGCACTCATTTGGGACGCCATTGGCCGATCCCATTGTTGATGCTTTCCTATTTGGAACTCCACCAGCAGTTCCCTCCGCCGATGAGGCAACCACTGCTAGGATTGGAAGCCTACAAAATGAGGTGGCTCAGTTGGACATGGAGAACATGACCGAAGAAGACAAAAACCAACTTTCCATCCTTCGTATGAAAAATATCCAAGAAGAGAATCCAGGTATGGTGGCAAATCTCATCTTCACGAAGGAACAAGATCTCAGTCTTGAAGATCTGAACAAGCCCTTCAGTGAGCTCTCTCGGGTCCAAAAAGACTTTAGATTCCGGCTACCTCCACTACATGGTCGTGAAGACAATACCGGTGGCACATGTGTGGCACAAGATCTGCAACTACCAAGTGTTCTGCCGGTAGATCATTTGGGTACTACTCATTTACTTATGCAGTCATCGTGGGCTCACAATCTCTCACAACTCCAGCTACCTTCCGATCCAATACCATCACAACTAGAACAAACTTCGGCACCACTTTTTCCTATGCAGTTACCACAAATGTTCCATTCTGCACCACCGTCTTTAGCTCCACACTTGGCTTCCCATGTCCAACCCATACCAAATCAGGTACATGAGCAAACTCCACCAGAGGAGTTGCATGTTTAGAACTATGGAAGTCCTTGCAACATAGTGCAACCGCAACAAAATGATGCAAATCATGACTCAACATCTGGGCAGAATTTGGAGGACTCTCCACTATTGGGGTACTCGACTGGCAATGCTTTTTCTATTGATGACCCATTTAACAATGAACAATGGGGTTATGCTCTATCAGATNNNNNNNNNNNNNNNNNNNNNNNNNNNNNNNNNNNNNNNNNNNNNNNNNNNNNNNNNNNNNNNNNNNNNNNNNNNNNNNNNNNNNNNNNNNNNNNNNNNNNNNNNNNNNNNNNNNNNNNNNNNNNNNNNNNNNNNNNNNNNNNNNNNNNNNNNNNNNNNNNNNNNNNNNNNNNNNNNNNNNNNNNNNNNNNNNNNNNNNNNNNNNNNNNNNNNNNNNNNNNNNNNNNNNNNNNNNNNNNNNNNNNNNNNNNNNNNNNNNNNNNNNNNNNNNNNNNNNNNNNNNNNNNNNNNNNNNNNNNNNNNNNNNNNNNNNNNNNNNNNNNNNNNNNNNNNNNNNNNNNNNNNNN
This portion of the Triticum dicoccoides isolate Atlit2015 ecotype Zavitan unplaced genomic scaffold, WEW_v2.0 scaffold5534, whole genome shotgun sequence genome encodes:
- the LOC119346921 gene encoding MADS-box transcription factor 8-like, which gives rise to MWLANSTPKSLVFCRSLCFLFVVVSFFPFVHISMPRKERRSGVAYIHNDKDRDLTFYKRRSGLFKRVTDISALTRARVAVVLETNNGKMHSFGTPLADPIVDAFLFGTPPAVPSADEATTARIGSLQNEVAQLDMENMTEEDKNQLSILRMKNIQEENPGMVANLIFTKEQDLSLEDLNKPFSELSRVQKDFRFRLPPLHGREDNTGGTCVAQDLQLPSVLPVDHLGTTHLLMQSSWAHNLSQLQLPSDPIPSQLEQTSAPLFPMQLPQMFHSAPPSLAPHLASHVQPIPNQVHEQTPPEELHV